One genomic segment of Spiroplasma endosymbiont of Poecilobothrus nobilitatus includes these proteins:
- a CDS encoding thymidine phosphorylase translates to MNILELIDKKKNGQELSREEINFIVKGYTSGIIPDYQMSAFLMAIYFQSMSVTEISFLTEAMINSGEVYDLTTIPGFKVDKHSSGGVGDKVSLIYAPLVAAFGLKVAKMSGRGLGQTGGTIDKLESIPGFKVELSFNEFKDVINKTNLSIMAQSDNLVPADKKIYALRDVTATVDSLPLVATSIMCKKIATGSDGIVLDVKCGSGAFMKTISDARKLAQIMVELGIKFNKKIAAEITNMTEPLGRTIGNAIEIYEALQTLRGKGPDDLTCIVCEAAALSLCQAGLFKDLAMAVKACEEKLQTEEPLNYFRAFVNEQGGDLSFIDNDLTLKEILKVKNIVEIKATQAGFMEIINTNELGLLAVRLGAGRNTKDETIDYRAGIYLNKKTGEKVAKDDVVMTLYTNRYVTGPVYDWAQRTFRIVPTKPPQEELVYEIIQ, encoded by the coding sequence GTGAATATTTTAGAATTAATTGATAAAAAGAAAAATGGACAAGAGTTATCACGAGAAGAAATTAACTTTATTGTCAAAGGATATACATCAGGGATTATTCCAGATTATCAAATGTCAGCTTTTTTAATGGCAATTTATTTTCAATCAATGTCAGTTACAGAAATTTCGTTTTTAACTGAAGCAATGATTAATTCAGGGGAAGTATATGATTTAACTACGATTCCTGGTTTTAAAGTTGATAAGCATTCTTCTGGTGGAGTTGGTGATAAGGTTAGCTTAATTTATGCGCCTTTAGTTGCTGCATTTGGTTTAAAAGTGGCAAAAATGTCAGGGCGGGGATTAGGCCAAACAGGAGGAACAATTGATAAGTTGGAAAGTATTCCCGGTTTTAAAGTTGAACTTTCTTTTAATGAATTTAAGGATGTTATTAATAAAACAAATTTATCAATTATGGCTCAATCTGATAATCTTGTTCCTGCTGATAAAAAGATTTATGCCTTACGGGATGTGACAGCAACAGTTGATTCATTACCATTAGTGGCAACAAGTATTATGTGTAAAAAAATTGCGACTGGTAGTGATGGAATTGTGTTAGATGTTAAATGTGGTAGTGGCGCTTTTATGAAAACAATATCTGATGCACGAAAATTAGCACAAATTATGGTTGAACTTGGAATTAAATTTAATAAGAAGATTGCTGCTGAAATTACTAACATGACAGAACCATTAGGCCGTACTATCGGTAATGCAATTGAAATTTATGAAGCGTTACAAACATTACGAGGGAAAGGACCTGATGATTTAACTTGCATTGTATGTGAAGCGGCAGCCTTAAGTTTATGCCAAGCGGGGCTTTTTAAAGATTTAGCAATGGCAGTTAAAGCTTGTGAAGAAAAATTACAAACGGAAGAGCCGTTAAATTACTTCCGTGCTTTTGTGAACGAGCAAGGTGGAGATTTAAGTTTTATTGATAATGATTTAACTTTAAAAGAAATATTAAAAGTAAAAAATATAGTTGAAATTAAAGCAACCCAAGCCGGATTTATGGAAATTATTAATACTAATGAGTTAGGATTATTAGCTGTTCGTTTAGGAGCTGGCCGTAATACAAAAGATGAAACAATTGATTATCGTGCTGGTATTTATTTAAACAAAAAAACTGGTGAAAAAGTTGCAAAAGATGATGTTGTAATGACTTTATATACTAACCGTTATGTTACTGGCCCAGTTTATGATTGAGCACAACGAACTTTTCGAATTGTTCCAACAAAACCACCGCAAGAAGAATTAGTTTATGAGATAATTCAATAA
- a CDS encoding transposase: protein MAKNHHTDEFKQQIVGLYKMGQTPEQLVNDYQVGKSTVWKWAHQFSI, encoded by the coding sequence ATGGCAAAGAATCATCATACTGATGAATTTAAGCAACAAATTGTTGGTCTTTACAAAATGGGTCAAACTCCTGAACAATTAGTCAATGATTATCAAGTTGGTAAATCTACTGTTTGGAAATGAGCTCACCAATTTAGCATTTAA
- a CDS encoding segregation and condensation protein A, protein MLHLPRYEVKLDNFSGPLDLLLHLVKEKEINLFAIKLTEITDQFLAYIREMEQLNIEIASEYLTMASYLVETKTKLVLPKEEVEIDDNYEKDARDELINRLLEYKKIKEVSKYFKDQHQEGIRYLSKPRTIIKGNIIKEKDLPLSPKINIDKLTNSFLKILERINAAKPLESNVVITEVSPEEMAERIMALLAQDDKEWTLEELLGNFTLSLQVFVVCFIALLDLARHQKIEIEQYQHLEAIYIRPYLQKEGN, encoded by the coding sequence ATGTTGCATTTGCCGCGCTATGAAGTAAAACTTGATAATTTTTCAGGACCATTAGATTTGTTGTTGCATTTAGTTAAAGAAAAAGAGATAAACCTTTTTGCAATTAAATTGACAGAAATTACTGATCAATTTTTAGCGTATATTAGAGAAATGGAACAATTAAATATTGAAATTGCATCAGAATATTTAACAATGGCAAGTTATTTAGTTGAGACAAAAACAAAATTAGTGTTGCCAAAAGAAGAAGTTGAAATTGATGATAATTATGAAAAAGATGCTCGTGATGAACTAATTAATCGTTTACTAGAATATAAAAAAATTAAAGAAGTTAGTAAATATTTTAAAGATCAACATCAAGAGGGAATTCGTTATTTGTCAAAACCGCGAACAATTATTAAAGGAAATATAATTAAAGAAAAAGATTTACCATTATCGCCAAAAATTAATATTGATAAATTAACCAATAGTTTTTTAAAAATTCTAGAACGAATTAATGCAGCAAAACCATTAGAATCAAATGTTGTTATTACTGAAGTTTCTCCAGAAGAAATGGCGGAGCGAATCATGGCATTATTAGCGCAGGATGATAAAGAATGAACATTAGAAGAATTGCTAGGTAATTTTACTTTATCATTACAAGTTTTTGTTGTTTGTTTTATTGCTTTGTTAGATTTAGCTCGTCATCAAAAAATTGAAATTGAGCAATACCAACATTTAGAAGCAATTTACATTAGACCATACTTACAGAAAGAGGGGAATTAA
- the scpB gene encoding SMC-Scp complex subunit ScpB codes for MNLNEKMAVLEGLLFISGDEGINLKEIAHILEISVPECEEVLIKLKVEYQTNNNRGLTITSFADKYRLATKQEYYQFYLKLANNKIEARLSQAALETLAIIAYRGPISKPEIEELRGVNSDSVINKLRARDLIDEVGKSELPGKPMTYHITEEFLKVFNLTSLADLPQIKETVIEKEQDLFK; via the coding sequence ATGAATTTAAATGAAAAAATGGCTGTTTTAGAAGGGCTATTATTTATCAGCGGCGATGAAGGAATTAATTTAAAAGAAATTGCTCATATTCTTGAAATTTCTGTTCCTGAGTGTGAGGAGGTTTTAATAAAATTAAAAGTAGAATATCAAACTAATAATAATCGTGGGTTAACAATAACATCTTTTGCTGATAAATATCGCTTAGCAACAAAGCAAGAATATTATCAATTTTATTTAAAATTAGCTAATAATAAAATAGAAGCACGTTTATCACAAGCAGCATTAGAAACATTAGCAATTATTGCCTACCGCGGGCCAATTAGTAAACCAGAAATTGAAGAGTTACGAGGAGTTAATTCTGACAGCGTTATTAACAAATTACGCGCACGTGATTTAATTGATGAAGTTGGTAAAAGCGAATTGCCAGGGAAGCCAATGACATATCATATTACTGAAGAATTTTTAAAAGTTTTTAATTTAACTTCCTTAGCAGATTTACCACAAATTAAAGAAACTGTTATAGAAAAAGAGCAGGATTTATTTAAATAA
- a CDS encoding pseudouridine synthase produces MERLQKVIAAKDYCSRRKAEELIIQGRVKVNNIVVTTLGTKVSKNDQIQINNQILTNENANKVYLMLNKPRNCVSTMYDPQHRKIVLNYVKGVSERIYPVGRLDYDTSGLLLLTNDGEFTNIITHPSHIINKTYHVLVSGYLSKQQLQQLATGIEIDPGIITNEAQTKLVKYEEAKNVSIILLTIHEGRKHQVKKMIQALGHEVIKLKRIAIGFLQLDETLKPGEWRYLKPKEIKRFFGIASHLKTK; encoded by the coding sequence ATGGAACGCTTACAAAAAGTTATTGCAGCAAAAGATTATTGTTCACGACGAAAAGCAGAAGAATTAATTATTCAAGGACGAGTTAAAGTTAATAATATTGTGGTAACAACATTGGGTACTAAAGTTAGCAAAAATGATCAAATACAAATAAACAATCAAATCCTTACGAATGAAAATGCAAATAAGGTTTATTTGATGTTGAATAAACCACGAAATTGTGTTTCAACGATGTATGACCCGCAACATCGCAAAATAGTTTTAAATTATGTTAAAGGTGTTTCAGAACGAATTTATCCGGTGGGTCGATTAGACTATGATACTAGTGGGCTTTTGCTATTGACTAATGATGGAGAATTTACTAATATTATTACACACCCAAGTCATATTATTAATAAGACATATCATGTTTTGGTTTCTGGTTATCTTTCAAAACAACAATTACAACAATTAGCAACAGGAATTGAAATTGATCCAGGAATTATAACAAACGAAGCGCAAACAAAATTAGTAAAATATGAAGAAGCAAAAAATGTTTCGATTATTTTATTAACAATTCATGAAGGCAGAAAACATCAAGTTAAAAAAATGATACAAGCATTAGGGCATGAAGTTATTAAATTAAAACGAATTGCAATTGGTTTTTTACAATTAGATGAAACATTAAAGCCTGGTGAATGACGTTATTTAAAACCCAAAGAAATTAAACGTTTTTTTGGAATAGCATCACACTTAAAAACAAAATAA
- a CDS encoding deoxynucleoside kinase, translated as MRITLAGVVGVGKSTVSKLLGKKHHYMVMDEPVEENPYLDQYYADPKDMAFKMQVYMVMARSKQLKQAKITSNIIFDRSILEDPIFVDVLYDLGYMNTTDYKVYKEFYDVVVLQSLYLDENIKPELVVYLRVDPEIAMERITKRGRASEQNIGSAYWTLLNRKYEEWYERSKDKFNFLVIDANHKTPEEIVAIISEKLIEKK; from the coding sequence ATGCGAATTACATTAGCGGGAGTTGTTGGAGTTGGAAAATCAACTGTTAGTAAGCTATTGGGAAAAAAACATCATTATATGGTAATGGATGAGCCAGTTGAAGAAAATCCATATTTAGATCAGTATTATGCTGATCCAAAAGATATGGCTTTTAAAATGCAAGTATATATGGTAATGGCGCGTAGTAAACAATTAAAACAAGCAAAAATAACATCTAATATTATTTTTGATCGTAGTATTTTAGAGGATCCAATTTTTGTTGATGTCTTATATGATCTAGGATATATGAATACAACAGATTATAAAGTTTATAAAGAATTTTATGATGTTGTTGTTTTACAAAGTTTATATTTAGATGAAAACATTAAACCAGAATTAGTTGTTTATTTACGAGTTGATCCAGAAATAGCAATGGAACGAATTACCAAAAGAGGCCGAGCTAGTGAACAAAATATTGGCAGCGCTTATTGAACATTATTAAACCGAAAATATGAGGAATGATATGAACGCTCAAAAGATAAGTTTAATTTTTTAGTTATTGATGCCAATCATAAAACACCAGAAGAAATTGTTGCCATAATTTCAGAAAAATTAATTGAAAAGAAATAA
- a CDS encoding IS3 family transposase, producing MSRRGNSYDNVHTESWFGTMKTEFLYHFTRRKRNAEWIKENLPKYIYFYNNFRPQTKLKGMSPVQYRKKFL from the coding sequence ATGTCTAGACGTGGAAATTCATATGATAATGTTCATACTGAATCATGGTTTGGTACTATGAAAACTGAATTTTTATATCACTTTACAAGAAGAAAAAGAAATGCTGAGTGAATTAAGGAAAACTTACCTAAATATATTTATTTTTATAATAATTTTCGACCTCAGACAAAGTTAAAAGGAATGTCTCCTGTCCAATACAGAAAAAAATTCCTATAG
- a CDS encoding IS3 family transposase gives MSKTFKKFNIADPTLIRWKRELAIKGGAALEPGNGEQSKGIRRSGRPKNIVFNAITKEELIQYIKIVEDVKKFLTKSKKKKFQTVWSLKKKYKIKYLCKILNVSRAGYYKWINHGMKSFNKLDSQIATIIKTLFLNFKKIYGCNMLTLLVNQIYKLNLKPHIVYRYMKNMNLKSIVIVKRFNYNLQSGSNCHENLMNQYFTTTSINQKLGTDITYLLTNNKTYYLSIVKDFHTNEILDYQISDNLDKEFVFKNIINSWIKAGKPKTWVLQSYQGFHYTNSELILIMKNFANI, from the coding sequence TTGTCAAAAACTTTTAAAAAATTTAACATTGCAGACCCAACATTAATTAGATGAAAAAGAGAACTTGCAATTAAAGGAGGTGCTGCTTTAGAACCAGGAAATGGAGAACAATCTAAAGGAATTCGTAGATCAGGTCGACCAAAAAATATTGTTTTTAATGCAATTACAAAAGAAGAATTAATTCAATACATTAAAATTGTTGAAGATGTAAAAAAGTTCTTAACCAAATCGAAAAAGAAGAAATTTCAGACGGTTTGGTCCTTGAAGAAAAAATACAAGATTAAATATTTATGTAAAATTTTAAATGTTTCAAGAGCAGGATATTATAAATGAATTAATCATGGTATGAAATCTTTTAACAAATTAGATAGTCAAATTGCGACAATTATAAAAACGCTATTCTTAAATTTTAAGAAAATTTATGGTTGCAATATGTTGACACTATTAGTTAATCAGATATATAAGTTAAACTTAAAGCCACACATTGTTTATAGATATATGAAAAATATGAATTTAAAATCAATTGTTATAGTAAAAAGATTTAATTATAATCTTCAATCTGGTAGTAATTGTCATGAAAATTTAATGAATCAATATTTTACAACAACAAGTATTAATCAAAAATTAGGAACAGATATAACATATTTATTAACAAATAATAAAACCTATTATTTATCTATAGTTAAAGATTTCCATACAAATGAAATTCTTGATTATCAAATTAGTGATAATTTAGATAAAGAATTTGTATTTAAAAATATAATTAATTCTTGAATAAAAGCAGGAAAACCAAAAACTTGAGTTTTGCAATCATATCAGGGTTTTCACTATACTAATTCTGAACTAATTCTGATTATGAAAAACTTTGCAAATATCTAG